The proteins below come from a single Nitrosarchaeum sp. genomic window:
- a CDS encoding nucleotide exchange factor GrpE: MSDENNLDEVPVNVISNNKTNNLSEDLTQTISDNITVDELQNLLEIEKQKVKDYEDKIKHVLADYQNLNKKTQSDIEKGVNTKIDEFMLDFLKIYDDFIRAKQVFAESKINTDGLDSILKNMDSLLAKYNITPIDALGEIFDPNLHEAISIIEDPELDNNTIIKELRKGYISHKRVIRPTLVEISKK, encoded by the coding sequence ATGTCAGATGAAAACAATCTAGATGAAGTCCCAGTTAATGTAATTTCTAATAATAAAACCAATAATTTATCTGAGGATTTAACACAAACAATTAGTGATAACATTACTGTAGATGAATTACAAAATCTTTTGGAAATCGAAAAACAAAAAGTGAAAGATTATGAAGATAAAATTAAACATGTATTGGCAGATTATCAAAATCTAAATAAAAAAACACAATCTGATATTGAAAAAGGTGTAAATACAAAAATTGATGAATTTATGTTAGATTTTTTGAAAATTTATGATGACTTTATAAGAGCAAAGCAAGTATTTGCAGAAAGTAAGATCAATACTGATGGATTAGACTCTATTTTGAAAAATATGGATTCTTTGTTAGCAAAATATAACATAACTCCAATTGATGCATTAGGTGAGATATTTGATCCAAATCTTCATGAGGCAATTTCTATAATTGAAGATCCTGAACTAGATAACAATACAATTATCAAAGAACTTAGGAAAGGATATATTTCTCATAAGAGAGTTATTAGACCAACACTGGTAGAAATATCAAAAAAATAA